The following is a genomic window from Opitutus sp. ER46.
AATGTCCGGATACTCCCGGTGCCTCCCGGGCCATGCGTCCGGGACAAACCGTGCTCTTGCGCCTCTTCGCTGACGCGGCGTTGCGAGTTCGAGTCCTCCAAGGCCCGGCGAGCGACCGGCTCCGCCTGCCTCCTCCGCGGTCTGTGGCGGCATGCAGCAAGCCAACATTTGGGTCGGCACGAGCGGCTGGGTTTACAAGGAGTGGGCCGGCGCCTTCTACCCGCGGGGCTGGCCGAAGCAGCGCGAGTTCGAGTACTACCTGCGCCACTTTCCGACGGTGGAGATCAACGCCACGTTCTACCGCCTGCCGACCCGCAGCATGGTCCGCGGCTGGCATGACCGCGCTCCCGAGGGCTTCGTCTACGCCGTGAAAGGCAGCCGCTACCTGACTCACCTCAAGCGGCTCAAGGACACTTCGCACGGCCTGCAAAAGTACCTCCGCCGCATCGCCCCCCTCGCCGAGCACACCGGCCCGGTCCTTTGGCAACTGCCGCCGACGTTTCCCAAAAGCGACAAAACATTCGCGCGCCTGGAGCGCTTTCTCTCCCGGCTCCCGCGCCGCGGGCTTCGGCACGCCATCGAGTTCCGCCACCCGAGCTGGCTCGACGAGCAGACGTATGCGCTCCTGCGGCGGCGCGGCACGGCCAGCGTCTGGGTGAGTTCGCTGCAGATGCCGGTCGACCACACTGTCACCGCCGATTTCGTGTACCTGCGCTTTCACGGCCTCGAGGGCGGCGCCTACCACGAC
Proteins encoded in this region:
- a CDS encoding DUF72 domain-containing protein; this translates as MQQANIWVGTSGWVYKEWAGAFYPRGWPKQREFEYYLRHFPTVEINATFYRLPTRSMVRGWHDRAPEGFVYAVKGSRYLTHLKRLKDTSHGLQKYLRRIAPLAEHTGPVLWQLPPTFPKSDKTFARLERFLSRLPRRGLRHAIEFRHPSWLDEQTYALLRRRGTASVWVSSLQMPVDHTVTADFVYLRFHGLEGGAYHDYTDAELAPWCRALTRVSRRGIPAYVYFNNDLNTRAPQNAERLMEMLGERALPPIPQSPSAPAITPAAAIEPSRPSRRRAPRATATQRRPARSRRSPTPSHAAVLRSRTPHGRPVFAQPSVRIPSPATRRARVPAASPRLHPA